The proteins below come from a single Sander vitreus isolate 19-12246 chromosome 15, sanVit1, whole genome shotgun sequence genomic window:
- the scaf1 gene encoding uncharacterized protein scaf1 isoform X2 has product MDLTPASGFRRRPAASSSPSGVREIARSPPPCSPSLSLSSPSSAPSSPLSTSSSVCVNLSVVPNHVKGLTQGTEVARVSATSASPATQSLSTPTSNATSSKSFPRPSVQPRVDCKEEGREREMYDPFHPTEGVKGEEGEGEKYDPFDPTGSPASDPDDGSGRGRGAKRNAERGNDEEKEEEPPDSTDALTDLPSPCRATQLSLRRTVDCSSTKTGGQRDRDDSDHSEIEEGEIVGAAERDGGNKRPAGEILSLNSPSVSFFGSKPERILRVLDGDGFVSVRAESTWEADREPEDEPVVGVEDLRRKLVSRRKERYLSFPASSPLSPQPAPPPSHPPASAPSSPPAPPVEQGNKSRSKSSKSSKDCNRQKSKDKNGEKEERRKKSNKDKEGGRERSKEKERGHKAGKEVKGRRSSRSSSRKRKKRHHSSPEASRSCNSSGRGGHTRHSFSSLSEERHRDKERDKDRERDRDRGRERERDRDRDREQNRTSSHRRDERDRDSSSKKEERESKGSQHSSSRERGVSKRSKRSREKREGDRDRQRGRELRWDGRPVVPPSIQDLNGSDLFAIKRTITVTTTTTTTTVPGSPRLTPTSPCRPTQDSDKPHKRKKKRKWHSAGEMEDQGSCRSQSQSLSPPRYHSYESDRYSDKLEIDVLSLDGEALDSDYPSLEDTPPAALPPEPPAPSPKTKTTPKTGRHHPKKKSDPLKKIGQSESSSSSSSNRTKSKCLSSLTVTSGSASSGLPSAKRARKMGKDKDRDKGSRKDLGHSSKSKKDSGGSRKGKLQSKVSVLVREGVSSTTGASVGSGKLGMDLLGPGGTGGGAGGSVVGGSIAVVFCRDNESRSPFLKPCSEPLSLGNRSKDLSSMGKRRSLAAPPSSLTRPAGLKSKKTKPSSITSTSSSASSPSSSLATKRRRRLAKKTREKGGAVGLAAGEGSQTKAPSEGWGAGSLDSQSAMGDGSKSVSPHTSQAGPAPCSSSSSSSSSSSTSVLPPSSSPPHTPPPSMAPLRDTRESSPDSQTVDSSCKTPDPSFLAEDCPTSPTLPASSPSGLSTPHGAGLGMATPTAKLPPPDDAPKSLASPPCSSSSAGCGLTSLSLPLSSSEPSSSVSSSSASKPPPPPPPAAPALPWSLQTGVDCTTGGVLALTALLFKMEEANLASRAKAQEFIQATSQILSQANQSQSQQLAPPSSASSSQIPPPPSLHPPPGVGCAQTPPSIMPVGLSGVTGSSGDTGWDNESKDPDKYLKKLHTQERAVEEVKLAIKPYYQRKDINKDDYKDILRKAVHKICHSRTGEINPVKVSNLVKLYVQRYKYFRKHGRKMDEEERDDREQEALHSSA; this is encoded by the exons ATGGACTTGACTCCGGCATCAGGCTTCAGAAGGAGgcctgctgcctcctcctccccaaGCGGAGTTAGAGAGATTGCCAGGAGCCCTCCTCCCTGCTCGCCCTCCTTGTCCCTGTCCTCTCCTTCATCCGCTCCGTCTTCGCCCCTGTCTACATCCTCCTCCGTCTGCGTCAACCTGTCCGTTGTTCCGAACCATGTGAAAGGTCTGACCCAGGGGACAGAGGTGGCCAGGGTGTCCGCCACTTCTGCCTCTCCAGCAACACAGTCTCTCTCCACACCTACGTCCAACGCCACCTCCTCCAAATCCTTTCCTCGCCCCTCAGTGCAGCCACGTGTTGATTGTAAAGAGGAGGGCAGGGAAAGGGAGATGTATGATCCTTTCCACCCAACTGAGGGAGtgaagggggaggagggggaagggGAGAAATATGACCCCTTTGACCCCACTGGTTCCCCAGCATCAGACCCTGATGATGGTAGTGGCAGAGGGAGGGGGGCGAAGAGAAATGCTGAGAGGGGCAATGacgaggagaaagaggaagaaccGCCAGACTCCACTGACGCCTTGACTGACTTGCCAAGCCCCTGTCGGGCCACCCAGCTCTCTCTTAGGAGGACAGTGGACTGTAGCAGCACCAAAACTGGGGGGCAGAGGGACCGGGATGACTCTGATCACTCAGAGATAGAGGAGGGGGAGATAGTCGGGGCTGCTGAAAGAGATGGAGGCAATAAGAGACCTGCTGGAGAAATCCTCTCGCTGAATTCTCCCAGCGTCTCCTTCTTTGGTTCCAAGCCGGAGCGCATCCTGCGGGTGCTGGACGGCGACGGCTTTGTGTCGGTGCGCGCCGAGAGCACCTGGGAGGCGGACAGAGAGCCGGAGGACGAGCCTGTGGTAGGAGTGGAGGATCTGAGGAGGAAGCTGGTCAGCAGACGAAAGGAAAGATATCTCTCCTTTCCTGcttcttcccccctctctcctcagcCGGCACCCCCTCCCTCCCATCCTCCAGCCTCTgcaccctcctcccctcccgCGCCTCCGGTAGAGCAAGGCAACAAGAGCCGCAGCAAGTCCTCCAAGAGTTCCAAGGACTGCAACCGACAGAAAAGCAAGGATAAGAacggagagaaggaggagagaagaaaaaagagcaaTAAGGACAAAGAGGGAGGTCGGGAGAGGAGCAAAGAAAAGGAGCGAGGGCACAAGGCGGGGAAGGAGGTCAAAGgaaggaggagcagcaggagcagtagccggaagaggaagaaaagacaCCACAGCAGCCCAGAGGCTTCAAGATCCTGCAACTCTTCGGGAAGAGGGGGCCACACTAGACACTCCTTTTCAAGCCTATCTGAAGAAAGACACcgggacaaagagagagacaaagacagagagagggatagagacagaggaagagagagagagagagacagggacagagacagagagcagaatCGGACCAGTAGCCATAGAAGAGACGAGAGAGACCGAGATTCTAGCTCCAAAAAGGAGGAGCGGGAAAGTAAGGGAAGCCAACATTCAAGCAGCAGAGAGCGGGGCGTTTCAAAGAGGTCTAAAAGAAGCCGGGAGAAGCGGGAAGGGGACCGAGACAGGCAGCGCGGGAGGGAACTGCGTTGGGACGGCCGTCCCGTTGTCCCGCCATCCATCCAAGACCTCAACGGGTCTGACCTCTTTGCCATCAAGAGAACCATCACGgtcaccaccaccacaaccacCACCACTGTCCCCGGCTCCCCGAGACTCACCCCCACCTCTCCCTGTCGGCCCACACAGGACTCTGACAAGCCCcacaagaggaagaagaagaggaaatggCACTCGGCTGGAGAGATGGAGGACCAGGGTAGTTGTCGCAGCCAATCGCAGTCGCTCTCGCCACCAAGGTATCACAGCTATGAATCGGACCGCTATTCCGACAAGTTGGAGATCGACGTGTTGTCTTTGGATGGGGAGGCTTTGGACTCGGACTACCCCTCTTTGGAGGATACGCCCCCTGCTGCCCTGCCCCCAGAACCACCTGCGCCCAGCCCCAAAACGAAAACTACCCCCAAGACTGGACGACATCACCCAAAGAAGAAATCTGACCCATTAAAGAAGATTGGCCAGTCTgaatcctcctcctcttcctcctccaatAGAACCAAAAGCAAATGCCTCTCCTCACTGACCGTAACTTCCGGCTCCGCCTCATCTggcctcccctcagcaaagcgAGCCAGGAAAATGGGAAAGGACAAAGACCGGGACAAAGGCAGCAGGAAGGATTTGGGTCACTCTAGCAAATCCAAGAAAGACAGCGGCGGCAGTCGGAAAGGCAAGCTTCAGTCGAAGGTGTCCGTGCTGGTGCGCGAGGGCGTGAGCAGCACCACGGGGGCTTCCGTTGGCTCTGGAAAGCTGGGCATGGACCTCCTAGGGCCAGGAGGTACAGGCGGGGGCGCTGGGGGCTCTGTGGTCGGTGGCTCAATTGCGGTAGTCTTCTGCAGGGACAATGAGAGCAGGTCTCCATTCCTCAAGCCTTGCTCGGAGccgctgtcgctgggcaaccgCAGTAAAGACCTGAGCAGTATGGGAAAGCGAAGGAGCCTGGCTGCTCCGCCGTCCTCCTTAACCCGTCCCGCAGGACTGAAATCCAAGAAAACCAAACCAAGCTCCATCAcgtccacctcctcctctgcctcctcgcCCTCGTCATCTCTGGCGACCAAGCGCCGCCGCCGCCTGGCCAAGAAGACCAGAGAAAAAGGCGGAGCCGTAGGGTTGGCGGCCGGAGAAGGCAGCCAAACAAAAGCCCCGTCTGAGGGCTGGGGGGCAGGCTCCTTAGATTCTCAGTCAGCCATGGGAGATGGGAGCAAGTCAGTCAGTCCACACACTAGCCAAGCTGGCCCTGCGCCCTGTtcgtcctcctcttcttcctcctcctcctcctccaccagtgtgcttcccccctcctcctccccgccCCACACGCCTCCACCCTCTATGGCTCCTTTGCGGGACACCAGGGAGTCTTCGCCAGACTCTCAGACTGTGGACAGCAGCTGTAAGACTCCGGACCCTTCTTTCCTAGCCGAGGACTGTCCCACCAGCCCCACGCTCCCGGCGTCCAGTCCGTCCGGTCTGTCCACCCCCCACGGAGCTGGCCTGGGCATGGCCACCCCCACTGCCAAGCTCCCTCCTCCTGATGATGCCCCCAAATCCCTGGCCTCGCCTCCTTGCTCGTCCTCTTCGGCAGGCTGTGGTCTCacttccctctctctgcctctgtcgtCGTCGGAgccctcctcctctgtgtcctcctcgTCTGCCAGTAAgccgcctcctcctccccccccagcAGCGCCTGCCCTCCCCTGGAGTCTGCAGACCGGAGTGGACTGCACCACTGGAGGAGTCCTAGCGT TGACTGCTCTGCTCTTCAAAATGGAGGAGGCCAATCTCGCCAGCCGAGCCAAAGCACAAGAGTTCATCCAAGCCACCAGCCAG ATCCTCTCCCAGGCCAATCAGAGCCAGTCCCAGCAGCTGGCTCCTCCTTCCTCAGCCTCTTCCTCCCAGATCCcgccccctccctctctgcatCCGCCTCCTG GTGTTGGATGTGCACAGACCCCGCCCTCCATTATGCCTGTGGGACTTTCAGGAGTTACTGGGAGCTCTGGTGACACTGGATGGGACAACGAGAGCAAAGACCCTGACAAG TACCTGAAGAAGCTGCACACCCAGGAGCGGGCGGTGGAGGAGGTGAAGCTCGCCATTAAACCGTACTATCAACGCAAAGACATCAACAAGGACGACTACAAAGACATCCTCAGGAAGGCAGTGCACAAG ATCTGCCATAGCCGCACTGGGGAAATCAACCCGGTCAAAGTCAGCAACCTTGTGAAGCTGTACGTCCAGCGCTACAAATACTTCCGGAAACACGGACGTAAAATGgatgaggaagagagggatgacAGGGAGCAAGAAGCGCTGCATTCCTCCGCCTGA
- the scaf1 gene encoding uncharacterized protein scaf1 isoform X1 translates to MDLTPASGFRRRPAASSSPSGVREIARSPPPCSPSLSLSSPSSAPSSPLSTSSSVCVNLSVVPNHVKGLTQGTEVARVSATSASPATQSLSTPTSNATSSKSFPRPSVQPRVDCKEEGREREMYDPFHPTEGVKGEEGEGEKYDPFDPTGSPASDPDDGSGRGRGAKRNAERGNDEEKEEEPPDSTDALTDLPSPCRATQLSLRRTVDCSSTKTGGQRDRDDSDHSEIEEGEIVGAAERDGGNKRPAGEILSLNSPSVSFFGSKPERILRVLDGDGFVSVRAESTWEADREPEDEPVVGVEDLRRKLVSRRKERYLSFPASSPLSPQPAPPPSHPPASAPSSPPAPPVEQGNKSRSKSSKSSKDCNRQKSKDKNGEKEERRKKSNKDKEGGRERSKEKERGHKAGKEVKGRRSSRSSSRKRKKRHHSSPEASRSCNSSGRGGHTRHSFSSLSEERHRDKERDKDRERDRDRGRERERDRDRDREQNRTSSHRRDERDRDSSSKKEERESKGSQHSSSRERGVSKRSKRSREKREGDRDRQRGRELRWDGRPVVPPSIQDLNGSDLFAIKRTITVTTTTTTTTVPGSPRLTPTSPCRPTQDSDKPHKRKKKRKWHSAGEMEDQGSCRSQSQSLSPPRYHSYESDRYSDKLEIDVLSLDGEALDSDYPSLEDTPPAALPPEPPAPSPKTKTTPKTGRHHPKKKSDPLKKIGQSESSSSSSSNRTKSKCLSSLTVTSGSASSGLPSAKRARKMGKDKDRDKGSRKDLGHSSKSKKDSGGSRKGKLQSKVSVLVREGVSSTTGASVGSGKLGMDLLGPGGTGGGAGGSVVGGSIAVVFCRDNESRSPFLKPCSEPLSLGNRSKDLSSMGKRRSLAAPPSSLTRPAGLKSKKTKPSSITSTSSSASSPSSSLATKRRRRLAKKTREKGGAVGLAAGEGSQTKAPSEGWGAGSLDSQSAMGDGSKSVSPHTSQAGPAPCSSSSSSSSSSSTSVLPPSSSPPHTPPPSMAPLRDTRESSPDSQTVDSSCKTPDPSFLAEDCPTSPTLPASSPSGLSTPHGAGLGMATPTAKLPPPDDAPKSLASPPCSSSSAGCGLTSLSLPLSSSEPSSSVSSSSASKPPPPPPPAAPALPWSLQTGVDCTTGGVLALTALLFKMEEANLASRAKAQEFIQATSQILSQANQSQSQQLAPPSSASSSQIPPPPSLHPPPGMSPAQFILHSSLPLVGCTKTPPSLLHPSKGVGCAQTPPSIMPVGLSGVTGSSGDTGWDNESKDPDKYLKKLHTQERAVEEVKLAIKPYYQRKDINKDDYKDILRKAVHKICHSRTGEINPVKVSNLVKLYVQRYKYFRKHGRKMDEEERDDREQEALHSSA, encoded by the exons ATGGACTTGACTCCGGCATCAGGCTTCAGAAGGAGgcctgctgcctcctcctccccaaGCGGAGTTAGAGAGATTGCCAGGAGCCCTCCTCCCTGCTCGCCCTCCTTGTCCCTGTCCTCTCCTTCATCCGCTCCGTCTTCGCCCCTGTCTACATCCTCCTCCGTCTGCGTCAACCTGTCCGTTGTTCCGAACCATGTGAAAGGTCTGACCCAGGGGACAGAGGTGGCCAGGGTGTCCGCCACTTCTGCCTCTCCAGCAACACAGTCTCTCTCCACACCTACGTCCAACGCCACCTCCTCCAAATCCTTTCCTCGCCCCTCAGTGCAGCCACGTGTTGATTGTAAAGAGGAGGGCAGGGAAAGGGAGATGTATGATCCTTTCCACCCAACTGAGGGAGtgaagggggaggagggggaagggGAGAAATATGACCCCTTTGACCCCACTGGTTCCCCAGCATCAGACCCTGATGATGGTAGTGGCAGAGGGAGGGGGGCGAAGAGAAATGCTGAGAGGGGCAATGacgaggagaaagaggaagaaccGCCAGACTCCACTGACGCCTTGACTGACTTGCCAAGCCCCTGTCGGGCCACCCAGCTCTCTCTTAGGAGGACAGTGGACTGTAGCAGCACCAAAACTGGGGGGCAGAGGGACCGGGATGACTCTGATCACTCAGAGATAGAGGAGGGGGAGATAGTCGGGGCTGCTGAAAGAGATGGAGGCAATAAGAGACCTGCTGGAGAAATCCTCTCGCTGAATTCTCCCAGCGTCTCCTTCTTTGGTTCCAAGCCGGAGCGCATCCTGCGGGTGCTGGACGGCGACGGCTTTGTGTCGGTGCGCGCCGAGAGCACCTGGGAGGCGGACAGAGAGCCGGAGGACGAGCCTGTGGTAGGAGTGGAGGATCTGAGGAGGAAGCTGGTCAGCAGACGAAAGGAAAGATATCTCTCCTTTCCTGcttcttcccccctctctcctcagcCGGCACCCCCTCCCTCCCATCCTCCAGCCTCTgcaccctcctcccctcccgCGCCTCCGGTAGAGCAAGGCAACAAGAGCCGCAGCAAGTCCTCCAAGAGTTCCAAGGACTGCAACCGACAGAAAAGCAAGGATAAGAacggagagaaggaggagagaagaaaaaagagcaaTAAGGACAAAGAGGGAGGTCGGGAGAGGAGCAAAGAAAAGGAGCGAGGGCACAAGGCGGGGAAGGAGGTCAAAGgaaggaggagcagcaggagcagtagccggaagaggaagaaaagacaCCACAGCAGCCCAGAGGCTTCAAGATCCTGCAACTCTTCGGGAAGAGGGGGCCACACTAGACACTCCTTTTCAAGCCTATCTGAAGAAAGACACcgggacaaagagagagacaaagacagagagagggatagagacagaggaagagagagagagagagacagggacagagacagagagcagaatCGGACCAGTAGCCATAGAAGAGACGAGAGAGACCGAGATTCTAGCTCCAAAAAGGAGGAGCGGGAAAGTAAGGGAAGCCAACATTCAAGCAGCAGAGAGCGGGGCGTTTCAAAGAGGTCTAAAAGAAGCCGGGAGAAGCGGGAAGGGGACCGAGACAGGCAGCGCGGGAGGGAACTGCGTTGGGACGGCCGTCCCGTTGTCCCGCCATCCATCCAAGACCTCAACGGGTCTGACCTCTTTGCCATCAAGAGAACCATCACGgtcaccaccaccacaaccacCACCACTGTCCCCGGCTCCCCGAGACTCACCCCCACCTCTCCCTGTCGGCCCACACAGGACTCTGACAAGCCCcacaagaggaagaagaagaggaaatggCACTCGGCTGGAGAGATGGAGGACCAGGGTAGTTGTCGCAGCCAATCGCAGTCGCTCTCGCCACCAAGGTATCACAGCTATGAATCGGACCGCTATTCCGACAAGTTGGAGATCGACGTGTTGTCTTTGGATGGGGAGGCTTTGGACTCGGACTACCCCTCTTTGGAGGATACGCCCCCTGCTGCCCTGCCCCCAGAACCACCTGCGCCCAGCCCCAAAACGAAAACTACCCCCAAGACTGGACGACATCACCCAAAGAAGAAATCTGACCCATTAAAGAAGATTGGCCAGTCTgaatcctcctcctcttcctcctccaatAGAACCAAAAGCAAATGCCTCTCCTCACTGACCGTAACTTCCGGCTCCGCCTCATCTggcctcccctcagcaaagcgAGCCAGGAAAATGGGAAAGGACAAAGACCGGGACAAAGGCAGCAGGAAGGATTTGGGTCACTCTAGCAAATCCAAGAAAGACAGCGGCGGCAGTCGGAAAGGCAAGCTTCAGTCGAAGGTGTCCGTGCTGGTGCGCGAGGGCGTGAGCAGCACCACGGGGGCTTCCGTTGGCTCTGGAAAGCTGGGCATGGACCTCCTAGGGCCAGGAGGTACAGGCGGGGGCGCTGGGGGCTCTGTGGTCGGTGGCTCAATTGCGGTAGTCTTCTGCAGGGACAATGAGAGCAGGTCTCCATTCCTCAAGCCTTGCTCGGAGccgctgtcgctgggcaaccgCAGTAAAGACCTGAGCAGTATGGGAAAGCGAAGGAGCCTGGCTGCTCCGCCGTCCTCCTTAACCCGTCCCGCAGGACTGAAATCCAAGAAAACCAAACCAAGCTCCATCAcgtccacctcctcctctgcctcctcgcCCTCGTCATCTCTGGCGACCAAGCGCCGCCGCCGCCTGGCCAAGAAGACCAGAGAAAAAGGCGGAGCCGTAGGGTTGGCGGCCGGAGAAGGCAGCCAAACAAAAGCCCCGTCTGAGGGCTGGGGGGCAGGCTCCTTAGATTCTCAGTCAGCCATGGGAGATGGGAGCAAGTCAGTCAGTCCACACACTAGCCAAGCTGGCCCTGCGCCCTGTtcgtcctcctcttcttcctcctcctcctcctccaccagtgtgcttcccccctcctcctccccgccCCACACGCCTCCACCCTCTATGGCTCCTTTGCGGGACACCAGGGAGTCTTCGCCAGACTCTCAGACTGTGGACAGCAGCTGTAAGACTCCGGACCCTTCTTTCCTAGCCGAGGACTGTCCCACCAGCCCCACGCTCCCGGCGTCCAGTCCGTCCGGTCTGTCCACCCCCCACGGAGCTGGCCTGGGCATGGCCACCCCCACTGCCAAGCTCCCTCCTCCTGATGATGCCCCCAAATCCCTGGCCTCGCCTCCTTGCTCGTCCTCTTCGGCAGGCTGTGGTCTCacttccctctctctgcctctgtcgtCGTCGGAgccctcctcctctgtgtcctcctcgTCTGCCAGTAAgccgcctcctcctccccccccagcAGCGCCTGCCCTCCCCTGGAGTCTGCAGACCGGAGTGGACTGCACCACTGGAGGAGTCCTAGCGT TGACTGCTCTGCTCTTCAAAATGGAGGAGGCCAATCTCGCCAGCCGAGCCAAAGCACAAGAGTTCATCCAAGCCACCAGCCAG ATCCTCTCCCAGGCCAATCAGAGCCAGTCCCAGCAGCTGGCTCCTCCTTCCTCAGCCTCTTCCTCCCAGATCCcgccccctccctctctgcatCCGCCTCCTGGTATGAGCCCAGCCCAGTTCATCCTCCACAGCTCCCTCCCATTAGTTGGCTGCACCAAAACTCCCCCCTCTCTTTTGCACCCCTCTAAAGGTGTTGGATGTGCACAGACCCCGCCCTCCATTATGCCTGTGGGACTTTCAGGAGTTACTGGGAGCTCTGGTGACACTGGATGGGACAACGAGAGCAAAGACCCTGACAAG TACCTGAAGAAGCTGCACACCCAGGAGCGGGCGGTGGAGGAGGTGAAGCTCGCCATTAAACCGTACTATCAACGCAAAGACATCAACAAGGACGACTACAAAGACATCCTCAGGAAGGCAGTGCACAAG ATCTGCCATAGCCGCACTGGGGAAATCAACCCGGTCAAAGTCAGCAACCTTGTGAAGCTGTACGTCCAGCGCTACAAATACTTCCGGAAACACGGACGTAAAATGgatgaggaagagagggatgacAGGGAGCAAGAAGCGCTGCATTCCTCCGCCTGA